The following is a genomic window from Labeo rohita strain BAU-BD-2019 chromosome 11, IGBB_LRoh.1.0, whole genome shotgun sequence.
tttttttttttacatttttggtgtAAAGTAATCTATAACAAATAGGAAATATGTCCTACATATACCAACAGCTGCTAAAAGCATtataaaacagcaataaaacGCTAAGTAGCATCTCATTCTCTGAAATGTAGAAATGTATCGTAACATAACATAATTATGTCATACTCAGCATTTTAGCTTGTGTTTGTGCTTGTACATAAACTTTGTTATACATAtacattctgattttataaatgatttatataaataatatcatCCTggcaatatttttgaaagggtGGTACAGTAAatctgccattaaaaaaaaaaaaaaaaattaactttttatttgaatatattttaaaatgtgttctcTTCTCATGCTAAGCTACAGTATATTACTAcagctttcagtgtcacatgatctttcagaaattatactgactgttgcttaagaaacatttcttattattattataactggcacaacacactgacaaaaaaGCAAGATTTGAACTTTAATTGACTATAACAAATCCAATGTTTTCACTGGccaacttaattttattttgttaatataaacaaattttgagcCATGATCCAGCTTTGCTTGCTAAGACTGAGAAGCTCCATTTATAGCCAAACATGATTCCTTCACCTATTACCAATTTACCTGCTtgctgtgtttcaaagcagtttatttggttattctataaccttttcacttttattttgcctctgtcccaactttttttggAGTGGGAtgcatacttcaaataaataaataaataaataaataaacattttataaataaatatgtttatatttacaaaacacatttaagttggtcagtgaaaactttggaaatcttttctttgtactcttgtcaattaaataaaagttaaatagaatgaacaaattacagattttatcattttacaaaatgtcccaacttttctagaattagggttgtacttcatttttttaaagtaaactttgaaatattctcacaaaatctatgaaatatagtaaagtagtaaatataaagtaaagtaaagtaaagcttgagtaaatgtggtatttacttaccaaaataacaatgtccactgtgtcatttttatttagtctttttaaatttggggcAACAAGATATATCCAcatctcaacaacactgaagctgtagcaatgaaaaccaccaacatgctcaaaaactctgtaaattaatgttattacacttattttaaaataatttactgtaaaaaagtacttcactgtcttttttgatcaattcaatgcattctttttttttttttgttatcaaaTTTTTATTGAGGTTTTGAATTTGTAACAAACAATACAACCTAGACAATCAATCAGCATATAACAATGagtatgaaaacaaaacaaacaaacaaacaaaaaataaataaataaaataaaataaaataagacataaGAAAATAAACTGCAATAATTCTTAAAGCAAATGacagaaatatgttaaaaaaagggAGAGATAAATAAATCCACAAAATAAACCGTACAGAAGTACATATATAAATGAACAGATAATaagaaacataaataataataataaaaacttaacATTCGTAAGAGTGCTGAAAGAGGTCTATAACTGTCAAAGAACTGACCATAACAGCCTAAACAAGGAACATTaaacagcttaaaaaaaaaaataaaaataaaataatggtgcTCTCTTGCACCATGAATGCGAATTCAATGCattcttgaaataaagtaatttcctaaaaatcataatgaccccatacatttgaattactgtaaatataatatcagtcctcattataaacacaaaataataataatcaactttaatattcagtgaggaCAGTTAGACTACGATTTATTTGATGGGGGGCGGTGAGGGGCCTGGATAATGGGTAGGGGGCGCTGGCcccaaaaaggttgagaaccactgctctaaaaGGTGAACTGAACGCAAAAcgggacttttattttgcttcaacGTCGAGTGTTTATGCCTGTCATATAGCATTTCCGCTTCCGTTTTCGTTTATTTCATGATGCGTCGATATTCTAAACAAGTCTGAAGTTAATAATGTTCTCTTTCAAATCTAAATCAGAAAGAAATGTACAAAGAAGACGTTTTACGATCATACAGTCGGGATTTGAGTGGCGGGCTCGAAAATGTTCCTGTTTTGATTGAGAACGCTATTCCCAAAGAGGCTTTTTCCAGTTTTCAGGTAAATACGTAACACTTTACTCGCCTTGCAGTAAAATCCTTATAGATATATTgccatttttgatcattttcctatttaatagtgtttttaagtttattttaatgggtataaagatatttacatgGCATTAACACTCTCAccaccactagatggcagcacTATCATATACTTTCCCACTAATTTCCCGCCTTAATGTGACTCAATCCTTTAGTATGCGCCAGAAAATGTACAAGGACCAGGCTGTGACATTGATCCTAGTGCGGTGACCCTCCCTGGCTGCTCATGTCGTGCCCAATCCTGCCTGCCCGACAGCTGCCCCTGCCTGCGGTTCGGCCAGATGTATGACAGCAAGGGATGTCTGAACCAACAGCAAGAGGACGGCGTCTACAGCAGGCCTGTATTCGAGTGCAATGCCTTATGCGCCTGCAGCGAGTCCTGCCAGAACCGTGTCGTTCAAAAGGGGGTCGAGGTTCGTCTGGGTGTTTTCAGCACCAAGGACAGGGGCCTGGGGGTGGAGGCTCTCGAGCACCTCCCTTGTGGCCGATTCGTATGCGAATACGCCGGGGAAGTAATCGGGTCTCATGAGGCCCGTCGCCACCAGCTCTCTCAGACTCCCCTAGATATGAACTACATCATTGCTGTGCAGGAGCACAGCGGAGGGGACAGGGTCACCCAGACGTTCGTGGACCCCGTGACCGTAGGCAATGTGGGAAGGTTTATCAACCACTCTTGCCAGCCTAACCTGGTCATGGTGCCCGTCCGAGCGCATTCACTGCTGCCTAGACTCGCTCTGTTCGCAAATCGTGATATAGAAAGGTACGAAGAACTGACTTTTGACTATGCAGgtggacaaaataaaacattaagcGGGACACACACAGGGCCCAATATTGGTGAAACACCACTGAGAAAAGTCTGTCACTGTGGGGC
Proteins encoded in this region:
- the setmar gene encoding histone-lysine N-methyltransferase SETMAR isoform X1, encoding MYKEDVLRSYSRDLSGGLENVPVLIENAIPKEAFSSFQYAPENVQGPGCDIDPSAVTLPGCSCRAQSCLPDSCPCLRFGQMYDSKGCLNQQQEDGVYSRPVFECNALCACSESCQNRVVQKGVEVRLGVFSTKDRGLGVEALEHLPCGRFVCEYAGEVIGSHEARRHQLSQTPLDMNYIIAVQEHSGGDRVTQTFVDPVTVGNVGRFINHSCQPNLVMVPVRAHSLLPRLALFANRDIERYEELTFDYAGGQNKTLSGTHTGPNIGETPLRKVCHCGASNCTGFLPLDMSVLH
- the setmar gene encoding histone-lysine N-methyltransferase SETMAR isoform X2, with product MYKEDVLRSYSRDLSGGLENVPVLIENAIPKEAFSSFQYAPENVQGPGCDIDPSAVTLPGCSCRAQSCLPDSCPCLRFGQMYDSKGCLNQQQEDGVYSRPVFECNALCACSESCQNRVVQKGVEVRLGVFSTKDRGLGVEALEHLPCGRFVCEYAGEVIGSHEARRHQLSQTPLDMNYIIAVQEHSGGDRVTQTFVDPVTVGNVGRFINHSCQPNLVMVPVRAHSLLPRLALFANRDIERYFENQTRPSGPKCRPSCPFKSTGIWIQFKH